A single region of the Selenomonas sp. oral taxon 920 genome encodes:
- a CDS encoding valine--tRNA ligase codes for MSQESGANIPKTYDPQSFERKWYAYWEEHKFFHDEADESCEPYSVVIPPPNVTGQLHMGHALDNTLQDILVRYQRMRGKNVVWIPGCDHAGIATQAKVEESLRAEGTNRFELGREKFLERVWDWKQQYGDRIMYQLRMLGASCDWTRERFTMDEGCSRAVREVFVSLYEQGMIYQGTRITNWCPHCSTAISDIEVDHETEEGHLWHLRYQIEGTNDYVEIATTRPETMFGDTGVAVHPDDERYRDLVGKTLILPVVERRIPLFADSYVDPAFGTGAVKVTPAHDPNDFEMGLRHNLEQVVVINADGTMGEGAGKYKGLDRYECRRKLVKELEEIGALVRTEKHEHAVGHCSRCKTTIEPLVSKQWFVRMEDLAKPAIAAVKDGRIRFVPERFTKIYENWLENIRDWCISRQLWWGHRIPAWHCDDCGETSVSREEITACTHCGSTHIHQDEDVLDTWFSSALWPFETLGWPEATKDLRHFYPTATLVTGYDIIFFWVARMVMMGLRFGGDVPFRDVFIHGLVRDSEGRKMSKSLGNGIDPVEVIEKYGADTLRFMLITGNTPGNDMRFYWERVEAARNFANKIWNASRYMLMNLEGADDAFVPEESDYTLADRWILTRSAETVRAVTANLEHYELGEAGRAIYEFLWSEFCDWYIELTKARLYDKENARAKNTALYVLRTVLERTMRLLHPFMPFLTEEIWQKLPHAGESIIRAPWPEADEKEIDTEAEAAMTAIMDVIKVTRNLRAELGTPPGKKSALILRVRDTDLADTFAAHTDYFHALASASEVTFLAADAPDPENVVTGALAGGAVYLPLAGLIDVEKETARLAKERDNLEKEIARLSGKLSNAGFTSKAPAAVVAAEREKLAGYEEKIELIRTRLADLAKL; via the coding sequence ATGAGCCAGGAATCCGGTGCAAATATTCCAAAGACATATGACCCTCAGAGCTTTGAACGTAAATGGTATGCGTACTGGGAAGAACATAAATTTTTCCACGACGAGGCGGATGAATCATGTGAGCCGTACAGTGTGGTGATTCCGCCGCCGAATGTGACGGGGCAGCTCCACATGGGGCACGCGCTCGACAACACGCTGCAGGACATCCTCGTGCGCTATCAGCGGATGCGCGGAAAAAATGTTGTCTGGATTCCAGGCTGCGACCATGCGGGCATTGCAACGCAGGCAAAGGTCGAGGAGAGTCTGCGCGCGGAGGGCACGAACCGCTTCGAACTCGGGCGCGAGAAATTCCTCGAACGCGTCTGGGACTGGAAGCAGCAGTACGGCGACCGCATCATGTATCAGCTGCGCATGCTCGGTGCATCCTGTGACTGGACGCGCGAGCGCTTTACGATGGATGAGGGATGCTCGCGCGCGGTGCGCGAGGTCTTTGTGAGCCTTTATGAACAGGGGATGATCTATCAGGGAACGCGCATCACGAATTGGTGCCCGCACTGCTCGACGGCGATCTCGGACATCGAGGTCGATCACGAGACGGAGGAGGGGCATCTCTGGCATCTTCGTTACCAAATTGAAGGAACGAACGACTACGTTGAGATCGCGACGACGCGTCCCGAGACGATGTTCGGCGACACGGGTGTCGCCGTCCACCCCGATGACGAGCGCTATAGAGATCTCGTCGGCAAGACGCTGATCCTGCCCGTGGTGGAGCGGCGCATCCCACTCTTCGCCGATTCCTATGTCGATCCCGCATTTGGTACAGGTGCGGTCAAGGTGACGCCCGCGCACGACCCGAACGACTTCGAGATGGGGCTGCGCCACAATCTTGAACAGGTTGTCGTCATCAATGCGGACGGCACGATGGGAGAGGGGGCAGGAAAGTACAAGGGCCTTGACCGCTATGAGTGCCGCAGGAAGCTCGTGAAGGAACTTGAGGAAATCGGTGCACTCGTCCGCACAGAGAAGCATGAGCATGCCGTCGGGCACTGCTCGCGCTGCAAGACGACAATCGAACCGCTCGTCTCGAAGCAGTGGTTCGTCCGTATGGAGGACCTCGCGAAGCCGGCGATTGCAGCGGTGAAGGACGGGCGCATTCGCTTCGTCCCCGAACGCTTTACGAAAATCTATGAAAACTGGCTTGAGAATATCCGTGACTGGTGCATCTCGCGTCAGCTCTGGTGGGGACACCGCATTCCCGCATGGCATTGCGATGACTGCGGTGAGACCTCTGTTTCGCGTGAGGAGATTACGGCGTGCACGCACTGCGGCAGCACGCACATCCATCAGGATGAGGATGTGCTCGATACATGGTTCAGCTCCGCGCTCTGGCCGTTTGAGACGCTGGGCTGGCCGGAGGCCACGAAAGACCTGCGCCATTTTTACCCGACGGCGACGCTCGTCACGGGGTACGACATCATCTTCTTCTGGGTTGCGCGGATGGTCATGATGGGTCTGCGGTTCGGCGGCGACGTGCCGTTCCGCGATGTGTTCATCCATGGACTTGTCCGCGACAGCGAGGGACGCAAGATGTCAAAGTCGCTCGGCAACGGCATCGACCCCGTCGAGGTCATCGAGAAGTACGGTGCGGATACGCTGCGCTTCATGCTCATCACGGGCAATACGCCGGGCAACGATATGCGCTTCTACTGGGAGCGCGTGGAGGCAGCGCGCAATTTTGCAAATAAAATTTGGAATGCGTCGCGCTATATGCTGATGAATCTCGAGGGCGCAGACGATGCGTTTGTGCCCGAGGAGAGCGACTATACGCTTGCCGACCGTTGGATCCTGACGCGTTCTGCCGAAACGGTGCGCGCGGTGACGGCGAATCTCGAACACTACGAACTGGGCGAAGCGGGGCGTGCGATCTACGAGTTCCTGTGGAGCGAGTTCTGTGACTGGTACATCGAGCTGACGAAGGCACGCCTCTACGACAAGGAAAATGCGCGCGCAAAGAACACGGCACTCTACGTCCTGCGTACGGTGCTGGAGCGCACGATGCGCCTGCTGCATCCCTTTATGCCTTTTCTCACCGAAGAGATTTGGCAGAAACTGCCGCACGCGGGTGAGAGCATTATCCGTGCGCCGTGGCCAGAGGCCGATGAAAAGGAAATTGACACAGAGGCAGAGGCGGCGATGACTGCGATCATGGATGTCATCAAGGTGACGCGTAATCTGCGTGCGGAGCTCGGCACGCCGCCCGGCAAAAAGAGTGCACTGATCCTGCGTGTGCGCGACACTGATCTTGCAGATACATTTGCGGCACATACGGACTATTTCCATGCACTCGCCTCCGCGTCCGAGGTGACCTTCCTTGCGGCGGATGCACCCGATCCCGAGAACGTGGTGACGGGGGCCCTTGCGGGTGGGGCGGTCTACCTGCCGCTCGCGGGGCTCATTGATGTGGAGAAGGAGACGGCGCGCCTGGCGAAGGAACGAGATAACCTCGAAAAGGAGATTGCGCGCCTTTCGGGCAAGCTGTCGAATGCGGGCTTTACATCCAAAGCTCCCGCCGCTGTTGTTGCGGCAGAGCGTGAAAAGCTCGCGGGATATGAGGAGAAGATCGAGCTCATCCGGACGCGTCTCGCGGATCTGGCAAAGCTCTGA
- a CDS encoding sulfatase-like hydrolase/transferase, producing the protein MTEEYVEGVRELMTAYNESGDEALYKALYELCYVPNEAALRENYARNAAHYAERYDVPVLPSYDDLPVLLFPVTNDYSVLLDKTAKQFCMNEERGLFALLHVLLFADETAIPQAAERFRRAENEVRAYVLAQEIAAAIRAQDFGERSRSMAEEYHELCPHAEIYELFRAEKALFSADIENAIRYGEMAYAKRKMSKLTCHLLYRAYHAAGCLDRALLFCVLAREKTAADFPEEPAEREKCLQALTVARTNTQFAPLISEAYLTATAVENRLCIRLLKELPRFAADMPHYWACAYNPYGLMHIKSKVIELMNTATEEYNFPIYNDFIFDIMKAQKISEYRATPVEGDPVLIPVAAQHPHQMICFHTDTLDRDSEFSEGEFSFYRVEEPVTFRSEEAFLVGAPVVLCHSSQRKKVVLNILSDGLCWKEIQNEHAELMPNLLHFFSTGVIFDNNFSTAEYTYPALATIETGLYQHHTQIAKPGIPFALDQSYVTISEQMKVLGYYCTNIQGDGQGIYNGATRGFDRLIVNHWMLRAADGVERVIHHLETFDECDNFLFMHFADTHPYNADVSTPAYASAHLPLADVLQPQTLEASVFLKPNPLSQYVNRSEIRAVDRQLGYLFDYLTSHYEEDEYIILLYSDHGASVHARSPYLLSEEQTGAALMARGAGVPALGRVDELTSSVDIYKILGKLAGYPIDAAYLDGNLPEAFGGQRREYTVSNSIYPGQTYKICVRTERHAFHLETEELTREDGTISLDRYTYHIHERSESYREVFDDALTRYFMDIVRQYTESFRR; encoded by the coding sequence ATGACGGAGGAATACGTCGAGGGCGTGCGCGAACTGATGACGGCGTACAATGAGAGCGGCGATGAGGCTCTCTATAAAGCACTCTATGAGCTTTGCTATGTGCCAAACGAGGCGGCTCTGCGGGAGAACTACGCCCGCAACGCCGCGCACTATGCGGAAAGGTATGATGTGCCCGTCCTTCCGTCCTACGATGATCTGCCCGTCCTGCTCTTCCCTGTGACGAATGACTACAGTGTCCTCCTCGACAAGACTGCGAAGCAGTTCTGCATGAATGAGGAGCGCGGACTCTTTGCACTCCTCCACGTCCTCCTCTTTGCGGATGAGACTGCCATTCCACAGGCGGCGGAGCGTTTTCGCCGCGCAGAAAATGAGGTGCGGGCGTATGTACTGGCGCAGGAGATCGCGGCGGCGATCCGCGCACAGGATTTTGGTGAACGGTCACGTTCCATGGCGGAGGAATATCATGAACTCTGTCCGCATGCGGAAATCTATGAGCTTTTTCGGGCGGAGAAGGCACTTTTTTCTGCAGATATAGAGAATGCGATTCGCTATGGAGAGATGGCTTACGCAAAGCGCAAGATGAGCAAGTTGACATGCCATTTGCTATATCGTGCATATCATGCGGCCGGGTGCTTGGACAGAGCACTGCTCTTTTGTGTTCTTGCAAGAGAAAAGACAGCAGCCGATTTTCCAGAGGAGCCAGCAGAACGGGAGAAATGTCTGCAAGCACTCACCGTTGCCCGCACGAATACACAGTTTGCACCACTTATTTCGGAAGCCTATTTGACGGCAACAGCGGTTGAAAATAGGCTTTGCATCCGATTGCTGAAAGAACTGCCGCGCTTTGCTGCAGATATGCCCCATTATTGGGCGTGTGCTTATAATCCCTACGGGCTTATGCACATTAAGAGCAAGGTGATTGAACTGATGAATACGGCGACGGAAGAGTATAATTTCCCAATTTATAATGATTTCATTTTCGATATTATGAAGGCACAGAAAATCTCTGAATATCGGGCGACACCGGTCGAGGGAGATCCCGTGCTCATCCCCGTTGCTGCGCAGCACCCACATCAGATGATCTGTTTTCATACGGACACATTGGATCGTGACAGTGAATTCAGCGAGGGAGAGTTTAGCTTTTATCGTGTCGAAGAGCCAGTGACATTTCGATCGGAGGAGGCATTTCTTGTTGGTGCACCTGTGGTGCTTTGTCATAGCTCACAGCGTAAAAAAGTTGTTCTGAACATTCTTTCTGATGGCCTTTGTTGGAAGGAGATACAGAATGAACATGCAGAATTGATGCCGAATCTCCTGCACTTTTTTAGTACAGGAGTGATTTTTGATAATAATTTCTCTACAGCAGAATATACTTATCCTGCCTTGGCAACGATTGAAACGGGACTCTATCAGCATCATACACAGATCGCAAAGCCGGGGATTCCCTTTGCACTCGACCAATCCTATGTCACAATATCAGAGCAAATGAAAGTGCTCGGATACTATTGTACCAATATACAGGGAGATGGGCAGGGAATTTATAACGGTGCGACGCGAGGATTCGATCGGCTGATCGTAAATCATTGGATGCTGCGTGCGGCCGACGGTGTTGAGCGAGTCATACATCATCTCGAGACCTTTGATGAATGCGATAACTTTCTCTTTATGCACTTTGCGGATACACACCCCTACAATGCGGATGTCAGTACACCGGCATATGCCTCGGCACATCTTCCTCTTGCAGATGTGTTGCAGCCGCAGACATTAGAGGCGTCTGTATTCCTGAAACCAAACCCGCTCAGCCAGTATGTCAACCGCAGCGAAATACGTGCGGTAGATCGGCAGCTCGGATATCTCTTTGACTATCTTACGTCACATTATGAGGAGGACGAATACATTATTCTGCTCTACTCCGATCACGGAGCGTCGGTGCATGCGCGCAGTCCGTATCTCTTGAGTGAGGAGCAGACGGGAGCGGCACTGATGGCGCGCGGAGCGGGGGTGCCGGCACTCGGGCGTGTGGATGAGCTGACGAGCTCCGTGGACATCTACAAGATTCTTGGAAAGCTTGCGGGATACCCGATCGACGCAGCGTATCTGGACGGGAATCTGCCGGAGGCATTTGGCGGACAGCGGCGGGAGTATACGGTGAGTAACTCCATCTATCCGGGGCAGACCTATAAAATTTGCGTTCGTACGGAGCGTCATGCTTTCCATCTCGAGACGGAGGAGCTCACGCGAGAGGACGGGACAATCTCACTCGATCGGTACACGTACCACATTCACGAGCGGAGCGAAAGCTACCGTGAGGTATTTGACGATGCACTCACACGGTATTTCATGGATATTGTGCGGCAGTATACAGAGAGCTTCCGGCGCTGA
- a CDS encoding sulfatase-like hydrolase/transferase gives MAEDFDTGTYIEGVRELMSAYNESGDDELYRALHELCYAPNEAALRDNYAKNTAAYAARYDVPVLPLYDDLPVLLFPVTNDYSVLFDKEGQRFCMEGMAGWPALLHVLIYADEDAVPEAAARYHRDLNEVHVRMLERELIAAIKAQDFGAELQEKAEKYRVLCPHGEYYEMFRAEAAFVRGDMDTTLHFAETAYQKRRMSMDVYRLLYRVYYAAGRYDRAMQFLVLSKGQDEILFPHDSEARAAFFRKLSAAASDTRFAPFLKRPYIEDGLMKTRTQVLIGEELPRFTDDLPVYWAGIYNPCGQICIKDKVLDLMNEKADQYDLPIYNNFPFDLMKAEEHTEIHAVPEGSTPILLPLAAKDARQVLRFSNEKLDRSMVLSKAEFNFYRVENPVTIRSEASFAVGAPIVLRHSSARRKLVLNILADGFSWREMLWWHCALVPNILSFFEKGVIFDNSFSTGEYTYPALASIQTGLYQHHTQIAAPGKPFALPAVYTTTSEQMKELGYYCVNIQGDGTGVYNGATRGFDRLILNHWEVRAIDGVERTIRHLEAFSECDNFLFMHFADTHPYNADMSTPIGAQAHLPLTDALQEQDTSAAVFLKPNPLSQYVNRSEIRAVDRQLGYLFDYLTSHYEEDEYIILLYSDHGASVHARSPYLLSEEQTGAALMARGAGVPALGRVDELTSSVDIYKILGKLAGYPIDAAYLDGNLPEAFGGQRREYTVSNSIYPGQTYKICVRTERHAFHLETEELTREDGTISLDRYTYHIHERSESYREVFDDALTRYFMDIVRQYTESFRR, from the coding sequence ATGGCAGAGGACTTTGACACAGGCACATACATTGAGGGTGTACGGGAGCTGATGTCAGCATACAATGAGAGCGGCGATGATGAACTCTATCGTGCGCTCCATGAACTTTGCTACGCCCCAAACGAGGCGGCACTGCGCGATAATTACGCGAAGAACACTGCTGCATATGCGGCACGTTATGATGTGCCCGTGCTTCCCCTCTACGATGATCTTCCTGTTCTGCTGTTTCCTGTGACCAATGACTACAGTGTGCTCTTTGACAAAGAAGGGCAGCGTTTTTGTATGGAGGGAATGGCAGGATGGCCTGCGCTTCTTCATGTCCTCATCTATGCAGATGAGGATGCCGTCCCAGAGGCAGCAGCGCGATATCACCGTGATCTCAATGAGGTACATGTGCGCATGCTGGAACGGGAACTTATCGCGGCGATCAAAGCGCAGGATTTTGGTGCAGAATTGCAGGAAAAGGCGGAGAAGTATCGCGTGCTCTGCCCACATGGTGAGTACTATGAAATGTTCCGTGCAGAAGCGGCTTTTGTACGTGGGGATATGGACACGACGCTTCATTTTGCCGAGACCGCTTATCAAAAACGACGCATGAGTATGGATGTATATCGGCTCCTGTATCGTGTCTACTACGCGGCAGGGCGATATGACCGTGCAATGCAGTTTCTTGTGCTTTCGAAGGGACAGGACGAAATCCTCTTTCCACATGACTCTGAGGCTCGGGCTGCCTTCTTTCGCAAGCTGAGTGCAGCGGCTTCGGATACGCGATTTGCGCCATTCCTCAAAAGACCTTATATAGAAGATGGTCTGATGAAAACGCGGACGCAGGTGCTCATTGGTGAGGAACTGCCTCGCTTTACGGACGACCTTCCCGTTTACTGGGCGGGGATCTACAACCCTTGTGGGCAGATTTGCATCAAGGATAAGGTTTTGGATCTTATGAATGAGAAAGCAGATCAATACGATCTGCCGATCTACAACAACTTTCCCTTTGATTTGATGAAAGCTGAGGAACATACGGAGATCCATGCAGTACCTGAGGGGAGTACACCTATACTCCTTCCCCTTGCGGCAAAAGATGCACGGCAGGTTCTTCGATTTTCAAATGAAAAATTGGATCGTTCGATGGTGCTCAGCAAGGCAGAGTTCAACTTCTATCGTGTCGAGAATCCTGTGACCATTCGATCGGAGGCTTCGTTTGCTGTTGGGGCTCCAATCGTGCTTCGACATAGTTCTGCACGCAGAAAGCTTGTGCTGAACATCCTTGCGGATGGATTTAGCTGGCGGGAAATGTTATGGTGGCATTGTGCACTCGTGCCCAATATTTTGAGTTTTTTTGAGAAGGGCGTTATCTTTGATAACAGTTTTTCTACGGGGGAATACACGTATCCCGCACTTGCGTCGATCCAAACGGGGCTATACCAGCACCATACACAGATCGCGGCACCGGGCAAGCCTTTTGCACTGCCCGCGGTATATACGACGACCTCCGAACAGATGAAGGAACTCGGTTATTACTGCGTGAATATACAAGGGGATGGCACGGGGGTATACAATGGGGCAACACGTGGGTTTGATCGCCTGATTCTGAACCACTGGGAAGTACGTGCCATTGATGGGGTTGAACGCACGATCCGGCATCTTGAGGCGTTCAGCGAATGCGACAACTTTCTCTTTATGCACTTTGCGGATACGCATCCATACAATGCAGATATGAGCACACCCATCGGAGCGCAAGCGCATCTGCCACTCACAGACGCCTTGCAGGAGCAGGATACGTCGGCAGCCGTATTCCTGAAACCAAACCCGCTCAGCCAGTATGTCAACCGCAGCGAAATACGTGCGGTAGATCGGCAGCTCGGATATCTCTTTGACTATCTTACGTCACATTATGAGGAGGACGAATACATTATTCTGCTCTACTCCGATCACGGAGCGTCGGTGCATGCGCGCAGTCCGTATCTCTTGAGTGAGGAGCAGACGGGAGCGGCACTGATGGCGCGCGGAGCGGGGGTGCCGGCACTCGGGCGTGTGGATGAGCTGACGAGCTCCGTGGACATCTACAAGATTCTTGGAAAGCTTGCGGGATACCCGATCGACGCAGCGTATCTGGACGGGAATCTGCCGGAGGCATTTGGCGGACAGCGGCGGGAGTATACGGTGAGTAACTCCATCTATCCGGGGCAGACCTATAAAATTTGCGTTCGTACGGAGCGTCATGCTTTCCATCTCGAGACGGAGGAGCTCACGCGAGAGGACGGGACAATCTCACTCGATCGGTACACGTACCACATTCACGAGCGGAGCGAAAGCTACCGTGAGGTATTTGACGATGCACTCACACGGTATTTCATGGATATTGTGCGGCAGTATACAGAGAGCTTCCGGCGCTGA
- a CDS encoding sulfatase-like hydrolase/transferase: MAEDFDTGTYIEGVRELMSAYNESGDDELYRALHELCYAPNEAALRDNYAKNTAAYAARYDVPVLPLYDDLPVLLFPVTNEYSVLFDQEQGKFLLNVQETGLQYLYHELIFAEELEDPVLSEARYSHVLRQERGAQIRTLVADAVREEKYGKKIKDAAEAYHAFNPYDELYEMYYAEEELRCGRIDEALRYAQKAYAKRKTNTAVCHLLSRIYRAGGYLAQAIKFQVLSAETSQLSLPDDPVQLQHCLYAITAADTDMRYAPFVHRTSFEEGEIKSSFVVPIAEEILRFSDDSPRCWAGIYNPYGQMNVKEKLLAVMNRAMEQNALSVYSDFTFDLMKAEEHAEIQIALQENTPVLVPIAAKEAQQRVCFYEQNCERSMKLSRAEFGFYRIEHPTRICSDTLLAVGEPILLSHSPMRRKFVLNILADGLSWSEMRRQQYSLVPNLMKFFQKGVIFDNQFSTAEYTYPALATIETGMYQHHTQITEPGAAFVLDPSYVTISEKMKRLGYYCVMLEGCSDGVYNGAFRGYDRLLVNPWVLRAADGVERMIRHLEAFGECDNFVFLHFADTHPNNFDVAPPVKAQTQLSLADALQPQDLGASVFLKPNPFSQYVNRSEVQAADRQLGYLFDYIEQHYEEDEYIVLLYSDHGASVYARSPYLLSEEQTGAALMARGAGVPALGRVDELTSSVDIYKILGKLAGYPIDAAYLDGNLPEAFGGQRREYTVSNSIYPGQTYKVCVRTERHAFHLETEELTREDGTISLDRYTYHIHERSESYREVFDDALTRYFMDIVRQYTESFRR, translated from the coding sequence ATGGCAGAGGACTTTGACACAGGCACATACATTGAGGGTGTACGGGAGCTGATGTCAGCATACAATGAGAGCGGCGATGATGAACTCTATCGTGCGCTCCATGAACTTTGCTACGCCCCAAACGAGGCGGCACTGCGCGATAATTACGCGAAGAACACTGCTGCATATGCGGCACGTTATGATGTGCCCGTGCTTCCTCTCTACGATGATCTTCCTGTTCTGCTGTTTCCCGTGACCAATGAATACAGTGTGCTCTTTGATCAGGAGCAGGGGAAGTTCCTTTTGAACGTGCAGGAAACCGGTCTGCAGTACCTCTATCACGAATTGATCTTTGCAGAGGAGCTTGAGGATCCTGTGCTGAGTGAGGCACGGTATTCGCATGTCCTGCGGCAGGAGAGGGGGGCTCAGATCAGGACGTTGGTCGCAGATGCCGTTCGTGAAGAGAAATACGGGAAAAAGATCAAAGATGCAGCAGAGGCGTATCACGCATTCAATCCATATGACGAACTATATGAGATGTATTATGCGGAGGAGGAGCTTCGGTGTGGGCGTATCGACGAGGCGCTTCGCTATGCGCAGAAAGCATATGCCAAACGGAAGACGAACACTGCGGTCTGCCATTTGTTGTCCCGCATATATCGGGCTGGAGGATATCTCGCGCAGGCAATCAAATTCCAAGTACTTTCGGCGGAGACGTCGCAGCTATCTTTGCCCGATGATCCTGTGCAATTGCAGCACTGCCTTTATGCGATTACGGCGGCTGATACGGATATGCGGTATGCACCGTTTGTTCATCGCACCTCATTTGAGGAGGGGGAGATAAAATCTTCTTTTGTGGTTCCTATTGCTGAGGAAATTCTTCGCTTTTCGGACGATTCGCCGCGCTGTTGGGCGGGAATTTACAACCCTTATGGACAAATGAACGTAAAGGAAAAATTGTTGGCTGTCATGAACAGGGCGATGGAGCAAAATGCGCTGAGCGTATACAGTGACTTTACGTTTGATCTCATGAAGGCGGAAGAGCATGCAGAAATCCAGATTGCACTGCAGGAGAATACCCCTGTCCTCGTGCCGATCGCAGCAAAAGAGGCACAGCAGCGGGTTTGTTTTTATGAACAAAACTGCGAGCGCTCCATGAAGCTGAGCAGAGCAGAGTTTGGTTTCTATCGCATCGAACATCCAACGAGAATTTGCTCGGATACTCTGCTTGCTGTAGGTGAACCGATTTTGCTTAGCCATAGTCCCATGCGCAGAAAGTTTGTGCTGAACATCTTAGCGGATGGTCTTTCGTGGTCAGAGATGCGGAGGCAGCAATACAGCCTCGTTCCGAACCTAATGAAGTTCTTTCAAAAAGGCGTGATCTTTGATAATCAGTTTTCTACGGCTGAGTATACCTATCCGGCACTGGCGACGATTGAGACAGGGATGTACCAACATCATACACAGATCACAGAGCCAGGCGCAGCGTTCGTGCTCGATCCCTCCTATGTGACAATATCGGAGAAAATGAAGAGACTTGGGTACTACTGCGTTATGCTGGAAGGCTGCAGTGATGGAGTCTATAATGGAGCTTTTCGTGGATATGACCGACTGCTTGTGAATCCGTGGGTGTTGCGGGCGGCCGATGGCGTGGAGCGTATGATTCGTCATTTGGAAGCCTTTGGTGAGTGTGATAATTTCGTCTTTCTGCATTTTGCAGATACACATCCCAACAATTTTGATGTTGCGCCCCCCGTGAAAGCGCAGACACAGCTGTCACTTGCAGATGCCCTGCAGCCGCAGGATCTGGGCGCATCCGTATTCCTGAAGCCGAACCCGTTCAGTCAGTATGTGAATCGGAGCGAGGTGCAGGCGGCAGACCGACAGCTGGGATATCTCTTCGATTATATCGAGCAGCACTATGAGGAGGACGAATACATCGTTCTACTCTACTCCGATCACGGAGCGTCGGTGTATGCGCGCAGTCCGTATCTCTTGAGTGAGGAGCAGACGGGAGCGGCACTGATGGCGCGCGGTGCGGGAGTGCCGGCACTCGGGCGTGTGGATGAGCTGACGAGCTCCGTGGACATCTACAAGATTCTTGGAAAGCTTGCGGGATACCCGATCGACGCAGCGTATCTGGACGGGAATCTGCCGGAGGCATTTGGCGGACAGCGGCGGGAGTATACGGTGAGCAACTCCATCTATCCGGGGCAGACCTATAAAGTTTGCGTTCGTACGGAGCGTCATGCTTTCCATCTCGAGACGGAGGAGCTCACGCGAGAGGACGGGACGATCTCACTCGATCGGTATACGTACCACATTCACGAGCGGAGCGAAAGCTACCGTGAGGTATTTGACGATGCACTCACACGGTATTTCATGGATATTGTACGGCAGTATACGGAGAGCTTCCGGCGCTGA